The following proteins are co-located in the Siansivirga zeaxanthinifaciens CC-SAMT-1 genome:
- a CDS encoding XAC2610-related protein has translation MLNHATTHSPTVASNMRKTLLILIILFSFELYSQEIIKFSSAEFEFCLTKKCGETDCEITKIEVLKNGILKQTIKPSENYFSKTFPNDQLFVIEDMNFDGKTDFRLMELLPAGPNVPFLFWIYNPTNELFEENKDYGEITSPEFDYKKKQINSTWRNGCCEHGRDIYELTNGIPKLTERFIIGHNSEDKEYYEHWKVENGELKLIEKTVE, from the coding sequence GTGCTAAACCACGCAACTACTCATAGCCCAACCGTTGCCAGTAATATGAGAAAAACTCTGCTAATATTAATAATACTGTTTTCATTTGAACTTTATTCACAAGAAATAATAAAGTTTTCATCTGCGGAATTTGAATTTTGTCTGACAAAAAAATGCGGAGAAACTGACTGTGAAATAACTAAAATTGAGGTTCTGAAAAATGGAATCTTAAAGCAAACTATAAAACCGAGCGAAAACTATTTCAGCAAAACATTTCCAAACGACCAACTTTTCGTAATTGAGGATATGAATTTTGACGGAAAAACGGATTTTAGGCTAATGGAATTACTTCCTGCTGGACCGAATGTTCCTTTTCTATTTTGGATTTACAATCCGACAAATGAACTCTTTGAAGAAAACAAAGATTACGGAGAAATAACTTCACCTGAATTTGATTACAAAAAAAAACAAATTAATTCGACTTGGAGAAACGGTTGTTGCGAACACGGACGAGATATTTATGAACTGACAAACGGAATTCCAAAATTGACCGAACGATTTATTATTGGACATAATTCAGAGGATAAAGAATATTACGAACATTGGAAAGTTGAAAACGGAGAATTAAAACTAATAGAAAAAACAGTTGAATAA
- a CDS encoding transposase, with the protein MYKNDKVIRRYSEPFKLKILDELTTGKLNKYQLGKLYGIAPTTINEWIRKYNRKDLMNTRVKVETKDEITRIKELQKEIEQLKKLLLKKDLDAMIQDSYLEVAAEDLGYKSVAELKKKLNIER; encoded by the coding sequence ATGTATAAAAATGATAAAGTAATCAGACGGTATTCAGAACCTTTCAAACTGAAAATTCTGGACGAACTTACAACAGGAAAACTAAACAAATATCAACTAGGAAAACTTTATGGCATTGCTCCTACTACCATTAATGAATGGATTAGAAAGTACAATCGTAAAGACCTAATGAATACCAGAGTAAAAGTGGAAACAAAAGACGAGATCACACGAATTAAAGAACTTCAAAAGGAAATCGAACAATTAAAAAAATTGTTGTTAAAGAAAGACTTAGATGCCATGATTCAAGATTCATACCTGGAAGTGGCTGCCGAAGATCTTGGCTATAAATCGGTTGCAGAACTAAAAAAAAAGCTAAATATAGAGCGGTAA
- a CDS encoding IS3 family transposase, translating to MGCRTKKKAKYRAVNKTKDKAKGFASLTTICKSFGLKRDAYYKYKYRADKRLKLEQQIIQIVNQKRRSLPREGVRKLKISLKNEFDKAKLKVGRDTLFNILRKHNMLITRKKPSYRTTNSLHRFYKHKNIIKDVLVNRPNQVWVSDITYIRTIKGFCYLALITDMYSRKIIGYDLSDSLELSGCTRALKKAVYQAKNIENLIHHSDRGIQYCSNVYTQNLKRNNIKISMTLENHCYENAIAERVNGILKDEFYLDQTFDSVQHAKKATKSAINLYNQIRLHVSLDYKTPNMVYKLTA from the coding sequence ATCGGTTGCAGAACTAAAAAAAAAGCTAAATATAGAGCGGTAAATAAAACTAAAGACAAAGCTAAAGGATTTGCGTCTTTAACAACTATTTGTAAGTCTTTCGGGCTTAAACGTGATGCATACTACAAGTATAAATATAGAGCTGACAAACGTTTAAAACTTGAACAACAGATCATTCAAATTGTAAACCAAAAACGCAGGTCCTTACCTAGAGAAGGCGTACGTAAACTCAAAATATCTTTGAAAAATGAGTTTGATAAAGCCAAACTTAAAGTAGGCAGAGACACGCTTTTTAACATTCTTAGAAAACACAATATGCTTATTACCAGAAAGAAACCCAGCTACAGAACTACCAATTCTTTGCATAGGTTTTACAAACATAAAAACATCATCAAAGATGTACTTGTTAATAGACCTAATCAGGTTTGGGTATCTGATATTACATACATCAGAACTATAAAAGGGTTTTGTTACTTGGCGCTTATAACGGATATGTATTCTAGAAAAATCATAGGTTACGACCTTAGCGATAGCCTTGAACTTAGCGGTTGTACAAGAGCGCTTAAAAAAGCAGTATATCAAGCTAAAAACATAGAAAACCTCATACATCACTCAGATAGAGGCATACAATATTGCAGCAATGTATACACACAAAATTTAAAGAGAAACAACATCAAAATTAGTATGACACTAGAAAATCATTGCTACGAAAACGCTATTGCTGAACGTGTAAACGGCATCCTAAAAGACGAGTTTTATCTTGACCAGACCTTTGATAGTGTACAACACGCGAAAAAAGCTACAAAAAGTGCTATTAATCTATACAACCAAATAAGATTACATGTATCTTTAGATTATAAAACACCAAATATGGTATATAAATTAACAGCGTAA
- a CDS encoding type II toxin-antitoxin system RelE/ParE family toxin, giving the protein MTLEIIWSEFAETQLDEIYEYYKKEASTRIAKKLVKGIINEPKKLIKTPLIGQEEELLKQREIHYRYLVFKNYKLIYSVDQENGFIKIADVFDTRQNPPKIKRTK; this is encoded by the coding sequence ATGACATTGGAAATTATTTGGTCTGAATTTGCTGAAACTCAACTTGACGAAATCTACGAATATTATAAAAAGGAAGCCAGTACGAGAATAGCTAAAAAACTTGTGAAAGGGATTATCAATGAGCCAAAAAAGTTAATAAAAACTCCCTTAATTGGACAAGAAGAAGAATTACTAAAACAAAGAGAAATTCATTATCGATATTTAGTATTCAAAAATTATAAATTGATTTATTCTGTTGACCAAGAAAACGGATTTATAAAAATAGCTGACGTTTTTGATACACGACAAAATCCTCCAAAAATAAAACGGACAAAATAA
- a CDS encoding type II toxin-antitoxin system HigB family toxin: protein MRVIAKRTLRDFWEKHADCEQQLKSWYRETEKSEWKNINDLKNEYPSASILKDNRIVYNIKGNNYRLIVKFNFEYGICWIRFIGTHAEYDKIDANNI from the coding sequence GTGCGAGTAATAGCGAAACGAACTTTACGAGATTTTTGGGAAAAACACGCTGATTGCGAACAACAATTAAAATCTTGGTATAGAGAAACCGAAAAATCTGAATGGAAAAACATTAACGATTTAAAGAATGAATATCCAAGTGCAAGTATTTTAAAAGACAATCGAATTGTTTACAACATTAAAGGTAATAATTATCGCTTGATTGTAAAATTCAACTTTGAATACGGAATATGTTGGATAAGGTTTATCGGAACTCACGCAGAATATGACAAAATTGACGCAAATAACATCTGA
- a CDS encoding alpha/beta hydrolase translates to MKIFGISGLGADKRVFKYLTLEHELIPVEWIKPKTKEPIIEYSKRLIEEYGIGNEESFGILGVSFGGLIATEISKLTKPKFTILISSVETRTELSGIIKFAGKSKLIELIPEKLLNPPKVIAHFMFGTENKELLNSILADTDLNFTKWAIRELMNWENQLRIGNLIKIGGTKDKLLPPKGKNTILIEKGEHLMIVDKAKEISKIINERINNALQHRV, encoded by the coding sequence ATGAAAATATTTGGAATTAGTGGACTTGGAGCTGACAAAAGAGTGTTCAAATATTTAACACTTGAACACGAATTAATTCCTGTAGAATGGATAAAACCGAAAACTAAAGAGCCAATTATTGAATATTCAAAACGACTAATTGAAGAATACGGAATTGGAAATGAAGAGAGTTTTGGAATTTTAGGAGTAAGTTTTGGAGGTTTAATTGCAACTGAAATCAGCAAATTGACAAAACCTAAATTCACTATTTTAATTTCGTCTGTAGAAACAAGAACTGAATTAAGCGGAATTATCAAATTTGCTGGAAAATCCAAACTTATTGAATTAATTCCCGAAAAATTATTGAATCCACCTAAAGTAATTGCTCATTTTATGTTCGGAACGGAAAATAAGGAATTATTGAACTCAATTTTAGCTGATACAGATTTGAATTTCACGAAATGGGCAATTAGAGAATTAATGAACTGGGAAAATCAATTAAGAATAGGAAATTTAATTAAAATTGGCGGAACAAAAGACAAACTACTTCCACCAAAAGGAAAAAACACAATTCTAATTGAAAAAGGAGAGCATTTAATGATAGTTGATAAAGCTAAAGAAATAAGTAAGATAATTAATGAAAGAATAAATAACGCACTACAACACCGTGTATAA
- a CDS encoding DUF6364 family protein translates to MDTKLTLKLNQRIIEKAKEYASDRKMSLSRIVEAYLQSLTTDNDTSEFQISPFVKSISTGTEIPTDLDLKKEYSDFLIEKYK, encoded by the coding sequence ATGGACACAAAGTTGACTTTAAAACTTAATCAAAGAATTATTGAGAAAGCAAAGGAATATGCCTCTGATAGAAAAATGAGTCTATCTCGAATTGTTGAAGCATATCTACAATCTTTGACTACCGATAATGATACTTCTGAATTTCAAATTTCACCGTTTGTAAAAAGTATTTCAACTGGAACTGAAATACCGACGGATTTAGACCTTAAAAAGGAATATTCTGATTTTTTAATTGAGAAGTATAAATGA
- a CDS encoding type II toxin-antitoxin system VapC family toxin gives MTKRIFIDTNIMLDFLGERKPYYEPIAKIATLAEKEKLIMVVSPISFATVNYFIAKFENEKIAREKLRKFKIICEICTLDEHTIEKGLNSAIKDFEDALQYFSATESDCEIIITRNGKDFKESLLPVMTADEFLKSLNKK, from the coding sequence ATGACTAAAAGAATTTTTATCGACACCAATATTATGTTGGACTTTTTAGGAGAACGAAAACCTTATTATGAACCAATTGCGAAAATTGCAACATTAGCAGAAAAAGAAAAATTAATAATGGTTGTTTCTCCTATTTCATTCGCAACGGTAAACTATTTTATTGCCAAATTTGAAAATGAAAAAATTGCGAGAGAAAAACTTCGTAAATTTAAAATCATTTGTGAAATATGCACACTAGATGAACACACGATTGAAAAAGGGCTTAATTCTGCTATAAAGGATTTTGAAGACGCTTTACAGTATTTCAGTGCAACCGAATCAGATTGTGAAATTATAATAACTAGAAACGGAAAAGATTTTAAGGAATCGCTATTACCTGTTATGACGGCAGATGAATTTTTAAAATCTCTGAATAAAAAATAA